Proteins encoded together in one Thamnophis elegans isolate rThaEle1 chromosome 10, rThaEle1.pri, whole genome shotgun sequence window:
- the CASP7 gene encoding caspase-7 isoform X2 — translation MAEDTKNDYADTIDAKPSRTDPFSIFTKKKKNELEGQPEDSSGNQYRILIPTLQYNIAYKKLGKCIIINNKNFAKETGMFTRNGTDKDAGDLQKCFRDIGFEVLIHNDLSCNKMREVLGEVANEDHSEAACFSCILLSHGDEGLIYGTDAFMAIKDLTTLFRGDRCQSLIGKPKLFFIQACRGSEFDDGIQTDSGSSNDTLEMDANPRYKIPVEADFLYAYSTVPGYYSWRNPGKGSWFVQSLCSVLNEYGKRLDILQILTLVNYKVARNYESQSDDPRFCMKKQVPCVVSMLTKELYFHKSIPPAPQI, via the exons ATGGCTGAAGATACTAAAAATGATTATGCTGATACAATCGATGCAAAACCTTCAAGAACTGATCCATTCTCCATCTTTACAAA aaaaaagaagaatgaatTGGAAGGTCAACCAGAAGATTCTTCTGGTAACCAATATCGGATTCTTATCCCTACATTACAATATAATATAGCCTATAAGAAGCTTGGTAAATGCATTATTATAAACAATAAGAACTTTGCAAAAGAAACAG GGATGTTTACACGAAATGGTACCGACAAAGATGCTGGTGACTTACAAAAATGTTTTCGGGACATTGGTTTTGAGGTTCTCATCCATAATGATCTCAGCTGTAATAAAATGAGGGAAGTTCTTGGTGAAg TTGCCAATGAAGATCACAGTGAAGCTGCTTGTTTTTCCTGCATCTTATTAAGCCATGGAGATGAAGGCCTTATCTATGGCACAGATGCATTCATGGCAATCAAGGATTTGACGACACTTTTCAGAGGAGACAGATGCCAAAGCCTAATTGGAAAACCCAAATTGTTCTTTATTCAG GCATGTCGTGGTTCTGAATTTGATGATGGGATTCAGACAGATTCAGGCTCTTCAAATGACACCCTGGAAATGGATGCCAATCCAAGATACAAGATTCCAGTTGAAGCAGATTTTTTGTATGCATATTCCACTGTACCAG GTTACTATTCCTGGAGGAATCCAGGGAAAGGATCCTGGTTTGTGCAGTCTCTTTGCTCAGTGCTGAATGAGTATGGCAAACGTCTGGATATCCTGCAGATTCTGACCCTGGTTAATTACAAAGTAGCAAGAAACTATGAATCTCAGTCTGATGACCCACGCTTCTGCATGAAGAAGCAGGTTCCTTGTGTGGTATCCATGCTAACCAAAGAACTTTATTTCCATAAATCGATTCCGCCAGCACCgcaaatttaa
- the CASP7 gene encoding caspase-7 isoform X1, which translates to MAEDTKNDYADTIDAKPSRTDPFSIFTKKKKNELEGQPEDSSGNQYRILIPTLQYNIAYKKLGKCIIINNKNFAKETGMFTRNGTDKDAGDLQKCFRDIGFEVLIHNDLSCNKMREVLGEVANEDHSEAACFSCILLSHGDEGLIYGTDAFMAIKDLTTLFRGDRCQSLIGKPKLFFIQACRGSEFDDGIQTDSGSSNDTLEMDANPRYKIPVEADFLYAYSTVPGTLGYYSWRNPGKGSWFVQSLCSVLNEYGKRLDILQILTLVNYKVARNYESQSDDPRFCMKKQVPCVVSMLTKELYFHKSIPPAPQI; encoded by the exons ATGGCTGAAGATACTAAAAATGATTATGCTGATACAATCGATGCAAAACCTTCAAGAACTGATCCATTCTCCATCTTTACAAA aaaaaagaagaatgaatTGGAAGGTCAACCAGAAGATTCTTCTGGTAACCAATATCGGATTCTTATCCCTACATTACAATATAATATAGCCTATAAGAAGCTTGGTAAATGCATTATTATAAACAATAAGAACTTTGCAAAAGAAACAG GGATGTTTACACGAAATGGTACCGACAAAGATGCTGGTGACTTACAAAAATGTTTTCGGGACATTGGTTTTGAGGTTCTCATCCATAATGATCTCAGCTGTAATAAAATGAGGGAAGTTCTTGGTGAAg TTGCCAATGAAGATCACAGTGAAGCTGCTTGTTTTTCCTGCATCTTATTAAGCCATGGAGATGAAGGCCTTATCTATGGCACAGATGCATTCATGGCAATCAAGGATTTGACGACACTTTTCAGAGGAGACAGATGCCAAAGCCTAATTGGAAAACCCAAATTGTTCTTTATTCAG GCATGTCGTGGTTCTGAATTTGATGATGGGATTCAGACAGATTCAGGCTCTTCAAATGACACCCTGGAAATGGATGCCAATCCAAGATACAAGATTCCAGTTGAAGCAGATTTTTTGTATGCATATTCCACTGTACCAGGTACACTTG GTTACTATTCCTGGAGGAATCCAGGGAAAGGATCCTGGTTTGTGCAGTCTCTTTGCTCAGTGCTGAATGAGTATGGCAAACGTCTGGATATCCTGCAGATTCTGACCCTGGTTAATTACAAAGTAGCAAGAAACTATGAATCTCAGTCTGATGACCCACGCTTCTGCATGAAGAAGCAGGTTCCTTGTGTGGTATCCATGCTAACCAAAGAACTTTATTTCCATAAATCGATTCCGCCAGCACCgcaaatttaa